CCGGTGGCGGACATCATCACCCCGAACCAGTTCGAGCTCGGCTTCCTCACCGAGACCGAACCCGACACGCTGGAGTCGACGCTGGAGTCGATCGACCTTGCCAGGGCGATGGGCCCGAAGACCGTTCTCGTCACGAGCGTGGAGCGCCCCGATCGCGAAGAGGGCACCATCGAGATGCTCGTGGCCGACGACGCGGGTGCGTGGGTCGTGCAGACCCCGCTGCTCCCGATGAAGGCGAACGGCTCCGGCGACGTCACCGCCGCGCTTTTCACCGCCCATTACGTGGAGACGGGCAGCGCGAAGACGGCGCTGGAACGCACCGCCTCGAGCGTGTTCGACCTGCTGAGCCTCACGCTGGAGTCCGGTGAGCGCGAGCTGCAGCTCATCGAGGCGCAGGAGTTCTACGCGCACCCGCGGATGCAGTTCGCGGCGCGACAGGTGCGCTGAGGCGCGCGCGCCTACGCGGGCCAGGCCCCGGCCACGGCGTCCCTGACCTCGCCGAGCAGCTGCGGCAGCGCCTTGGTCTTCGCGATGATCGGGAAGAAGTTGGCGTCGGACATCCACCGCGGCACGACGTGCTGGTGCAGATGCGCGTCGACCCCCGCGCCTGCGATCGCTCCCTGGTTCATGCCGAGGTTGAACCCATCGCATCGCGAGACCTGACGGAGCACCCTCATCGCCGTCTGCGTCAGCGCGCCGATCTCCGCCACCTCTTCCGGCGTCGCCTGATCGTAGGTGGCGATGTGCCGATACGGGCACACGAGCATGTGCCCCGAGTTGTACGGGAAGAGGTTCAGCAGAACGTACGCGGTCTCGCCGCGCGCCACCACGAGGCGCTCGGCGTCCGGGTACTTGGGGGCCTCGCAGAACGGGCACTCCTCGCGCAGCGGTTCGGGCCCCGCCTGGATGTACGCCATCCGGTGCGGGGTCCACAGCCGCTGGAACTCGTCGGGGGCGCCGGCCAGGCGACCGGCGTCCTCCAACGACTCCGGGGCGTCGGTCACGCCAGGTCCCCGGCCTTCAGCACCAGATCGTGCGCGTCGATCGCGGCACGGATGCGACGCACGGCATCCGCCACCGGCACGCCGTTCTCCTGCGTCCCGTCGCGGAACCGGAACGACACGGTGCCGGCCGCACGGTCCTGCTCGCCCACGATGAGGATCAGAGGCACCTTCGCGGTCGTGTGCGTGCGGATCTTCTTCTGCATGCGGTCGTCCGAGTGATCAACCTCGGCGCGGACTCCTGCGGCTCGGAGCTGGCCGATCACCTCGTCGAGGTAGTCGCCGTACTGCTCGGCGACCGGCACGCCGACGACCTGGCTCGGTGCGAGCCACAGCGGGAAGTCGCCCGCGTAGTGCTCGAGGAGGATCGCGAAGAACCGCTCGATCGAGCCGAACAGCGCCCGGTGGATCATGATGGGGCGCTTCTTCTGGCCGTCCTTGTCCATGAACTCCAGGTCGAATCGCTCCGGCAGGTTCGGGTCGACCTGCACGGTCGACAGCTGCCACGTGCGACCGATCGCGTCACGCGTCTTGAGGTCGATCTTCGGCCCGTAGAACGCGGCCTCTCCCGGCACCTCGGTGAGCTTGAGGCCCGACGCCAGCGCGACACGGCGCAGCGCCTCCGTCGACGACTCCCAGAACTCGTCCGACCCGATCCACTTCGACTTCTCGTCGTCCTTCATCGACAGCTCGAGCTCGAAGTCGGTGAGGCCGAAGTCGCGGAGCATCGACAGGATGAACTCGAGGACCTTGCCGACCTCCTCCTCGAGCTGGTCGGGCGTCACGAACAGGTGCGAGTCGTCCTGCGTGAACCCTCGCACGCGGGTGAGCCCGTGCAGAGCGCCGGAGAGCTCGTTGCGGTACACCGTGCCGTTCTCGGCGAACCGCAGCGGCAGGTCGCGGTAGCTGCGCGCACGCTCCTTGTAGATGAGGATGTGCATGGGGCAGTTCATGGGCTTGAGGTAGTAGTCCTGGCCCTGCTTGGTGATCTCGCCGTTCTCGTCGCGCTCCTCGTCCATGACGATGGGCGGGAACATGCCGTCCTTGTAGGTGACGAGGTGGTTCGAGGTGAGGAAGAGGTCCTCCTTCGAGATGTGCGGCGTGTACACGTAGGTGTAGCCGGCCTCGATGTGGCGCCTGCGGGCGTGCTGCTCCATCTCTCCCCGGACGATGCCGCCCCGAGGGTGCCACACCGACAGACCCGAGCCGATCTCCTCCGGGAACGAGAACAGGTCGAGCTCCTTGCCCAGGCGGCGATGGTCGCGCTTGGCCGCCTCCTCCAGCCGGTGCTGGTAGTCGCGGAGCTCCTCCTTCGAGGGCCACGCCGTGCCGTAGATGCGCTGCAGCTGCGGGTTCTTCTCGCTTCCGCGCCAGTACGCAGCCGCGACCCTG
This Microbacterium sp. XT11 DNA region includes the following protein-coding sequences:
- the pdxY gene encoding pyridoxal kinase PdxY, with protein sequence MKILSIQSAVAYGHVGNSAAVFPLQRIGVEALPVYTVNFSNHTGYGAWRGPLIDPADVAEVITGIEERGVFPGIDAVLSGYQGGEGIGDVIIDAVTRVKAANPRAVYACDPVMGNAESGCFVAPAIPVLLRDKVVPVADIITPNQFELGFLTETEPDTLESTLESIDLARAMGPKTVLVTSVERPDREEGTIEMLVADDAGAWVVQTPLLPMKANGSGDVTAALFTAHYVETGSAKTALERTASSVFDLLSLTLESGERELQLIEAQEFYAHPRMQFAARQVR
- a CDS encoding HIT family protein; this translates as MTDAPESLEDAGRLAGAPDEFQRLWTPHRMAYIQAGPEPLREECPFCEAPKYPDAERLVVARGETAYVLLNLFPYNSGHMLVCPYRHIATYDQATPEEVAEIGALTQTAMRVLRQVSRCDGFNLGMNQGAIAGAGVDAHLHQHVVPRWMSDANFFPIIAKTKALPQLLGEVRDAVAGAWPA
- the thrS gene encoding threonine--tRNA ligase; translated protein: MRVNGVLKDLAATVTEADDVEPVTIDSPDGLNILRHSTAHVLAQAVQRINPQANLGIGPPITDGFYYDFGVDSPFTPEDLKAISKEMQRIVREGQRFVRRVVTDDEARAELANEPFKLELIGLKGGKEAAEGASVEVGEGELTIYDNTTRDGEVVWKDLCRGPHLPNTRMIGNGWDLTRVAAAYWRGSEKNPQLQRIYGTAWPSKEELRDYQHRLEEAAKRDHRRLGKELDLFSFPEEIGSGLSVWHPRGGIVRGEMEQHARRRHIEAGYTYVYTPHISKEDLFLTSNHLVTYKDGMFPPIVMDEERDENGEITKQGQDYYLKPMNCPMHILIYKERARSYRDLPLRFAENGTVYRNELSGALHGLTRVRGFTQDDSHLFVTPDQLEEEVGKVLEFILSMLRDFGLTDFELELSMKDDEKSKWIGSDEFWESSTEALRRVALASGLKLTEVPGEAAFYGPKIDLKTRDAIGRTWQLSTVQVDPNLPERFDLEFMDKDGQKKRPIMIHRALFGSIERFFAILLEHYAGDFPLWLAPSQVVGVPVAEQYGDYLDEVIGQLRAAGVRAEVDHSDDRMQKKIRTHTTAKVPLILIVGEQDRAAGTVSFRFRDGTQENGVPVADAVRRIRAAIDAHDLVLKAGDLA